In the Pseudomonadota bacterium genome, one interval contains:
- a CDS encoding PhoH family protein, with protein MEEKTEEGFLRLSFEDTNVARNLFGPRDENIKYLKKYFNIKTSIRGNHLTIIGNKKDIENTNKVINELHGVIKRGFIINTSDIDHAARYIAHTNNGIDELYNDQIYIYPSKKIVTPKTKNQKKYVDTIRNHDMVIGIGPAGTGKTYLAMAMALSSFYKKEVSRIILTRPAIEAGEKLGYLPGTMYEKVNPYLRPLYDALYDMVDMDRASRLLEKGAIEIAPLAFMRGRTLNDAFVILDEAQNTASEQMKMFLTRLGFSSRTVVTGDITQIDLPDKKTSGLVEIQGILKGIKGIKFVYFTEKDVVRHPLVQKIIRAYKTKKLAPEDRKNAERKG; from the coding sequence TTGGAAGAAAAAACTGAGGAAGGGTTTTTAAGGCTATCCTTTGAAGATACAAATGTAGCACGAAATCTGTTCGGCCCCAGAGACGAAAACATAAAGTACCTGAAAAAGTACTTTAACATTAAAACAAGTATCAGGGGAAATCATCTCACCATTATTGGAAATAAAAAAGACATTGAAAATACTAACAAAGTCATAAATGAACTTCATGGCGTTATAAAAAGGGGTTTTATCATTAATACTTCCGATATAGATCATGCCGCTCGATATATTGCACATACAAATAATGGCATTGATGAACTGTATAATGATCAAATATACATATACCCTTCCAAAAAAATAGTGACCCCAAAAACAAAAAATCAAAAAAAATATGTGGATACAATCAGAAATCATGACATGGTTATAGGAATTGGCCCAGCAGGAACAGGCAAAACATACCTTGCTATGGCCATGGCACTTTCGTCTTTTTACAAAAAAGAGGTTTCAAGGATAATATTAACAAGACCTGCAATTGAAGCAGGAGAAAAGCTCGGATATCTTCCAGGAACTATGTATGAGAAGGTAAACCCTTATCTTAGACCACTCTATGATGCGCTCTATGATATGGTTGATATGGACAGGGCTTCTCGACTTCTGGAGAAAGGTGCAATAGAGATAGCACCTCTTGCATTTATGCGAGGGAGAACACTGAACGATGCGTTTGTTATTCTTGACGAAGCCCAGAATACCGCATCTGAACAAATGAAGATGTTCCTGACAAGACTCGGGTTTTCTTCGAGAACGGTTGTCACAGGAGATATCACGCAAATTGACCTCCCTGATAAAAAAACAAGTGGTCTTGTGGAAATTCAGGGTATCTTAAAGGGGATAAAAGGTATAAAGTTTGTTTATTTTACGGAAAAAGATGTGGTCAGGCACCCTCTTGTTCAAAAAATTATCAGGGCCTACAAAACAAAAAAGTTAGCCCCAGAGGATAGAAAAAATGCAGAACGGAAAGGATAA
- a CDS encoding HDIG domain-containing protein, translating to MQNGKDKPPSYLKYNKLLIFLLLSIVLSLTINIRYLYLLTEYQYGDIARENIKTPADLYVPKSDITIKKGEIIVREGERINEEHLKKLSALKTLEHEGTLSPTRFLSLFILLFLSITIIYEYADRNIKKFILSEKDLIFCAILLAFITILVKFSILIFEYFSHIHTINLFYILPIFLFGMVLRIVLFSEAAIIFSIFFAIVMGFTFENSLPIFLYALLGSILTAYFSGKCENRNTVLKAGLYTAFLMCFLVFLFNVFFGHSLANIPIKVAFILLNGIGSSFIALGLLPVIEHIFDYTTDIKLLELANLEHPLLEEMMVNAPGTYHHSIIVGNLSKAAAESIGAHPLLTRVSAYYHDIGKLKMPHYFIENRTDFDDVHKTLSPNMSALIILSHTKEGVELAEKYKLGKKITEIIEQHHGTSLVSYFYNRAKEMEDPKLHVIEEKDFRYVGPKPQTKEAGIIMLADAVEAASRILEEPTPKRIENHVQNIIENIFLDGQLEECELTLKDLHAIEKSFITILIGIFHHRIEYPETKGLNSSKHHQIKALRV from the coding sequence ATGCAGAACGGAAAGGATAAACCTCCTTCGTATTTAAAATATAATAAACTACTTATTTTTCTTCTCCTCTCCATTGTTTTATCGTTAACCATCAACATAAGGTATCTTTATTTGTTAACCGAATATCAGTACGGTGATATAGCCAGAGAAAATATAAAAACACCCGCTGACTTATATGTACCAAAAAGCGATATCACCATTAAAAAAGGTGAAATAATTGTAAGGGAAGGTGAGAGGATTAATGAAGAACACTTAAAAAAACTCTCTGCCCTAAAAACGTTGGAGCACGAAGGGACACTTTCCCCCACAAGGTTTCTATCTCTATTCATCTTACTCTTTTTATCAATCACAATAATCTACGAATATGCAGATAGGAATATAAAAAAGTTTATACTTTCAGAAAAAGACCTTATCTTCTGTGCTATTCTTTTAGCATTTATTACCATTTTGGTAAAATTTTCCATACTCATCTTTGAATATTTTTCTCATATCCATACCATAAACCTTTTCTACATCCTGCCTATATTCTTATTCGGGATGGTACTGAGAATAGTTTTATTTTCTGAAGCAGCAATTATTTTTTCTATATTTTTCGCGATAGTTATGGGTTTTACCTTTGAAAACAGCCTGCCAATATTTCTCTATGCACTTCTCGGCAGTATACTCACCGCATACTTTTCAGGAAAATGTGAAAACAGAAATACCGTACTCAAGGCAGGTTTATACACTGCTTTTTTGATGTGTTTCCTTGTGTTTCTTTTCAATGTGTTCTTCGGGCATTCACTCGCTAATATTCCGATAAAGGTCGCCTTTATCCTGTTAAATGGTATAGGAAGCAGTTTTATTGCCCTCGGGCTTTTACCTGTAATTGAACATATTTTCGATTACACCACCGATATAAAATTATTAGAACTTGCAAACCTTGAACACCCATTGCTTGAAGAGATGATGGTGAATGCACCTGGTACATACCACCATAGCATTATTGTGGGGAATCTTTCAAAGGCCGCGGCCGAAAGTATAGGGGCACACCCCTTACTCACAAGGGTTTCTGCATACTACCATGACATAGGGAAACTAAAAATGCCACACTATTTTATAGAGAATAGAACGGATTTTGATGATGTGCATAAAACATTATCACCAAACATGAGTGCCCTCATCATCCTTTCCCACACCAAGGAAGGGGTTGAGCTTGCCGAAAAGTATAAGCTTGGAAAAAAAATAACCGAGATTATAGAACAACACCATGGAACAAGCCTTGTAAGTTATTTCTACAACAGGGCGAAAGAAATGGAAGATCCTAAATTGCATGTAATAGAAGAAAAGGATTTCAGATATGTTGGGCCTAAACCGCAAACAAAGGAAGCCGGTATAATTATGTTAGCAGATGCAGTTGAAGCGGCCTCCAGAATTCTTGAAGAACCTACACCAAAAAGAATAGAAAACCATGTTCAAAATATCATAGAAAATATATTCCTCGATGGGCAGCTTGAGGAATGCGAACTTACACTAAAAGACCTTCATGCGATAGAGAAAAGTTTTATCACAATATTAATAGGCATATTTCACCATAGGATTGAATATCCTGAAACTAAGGGTTTGAATTCCAGCAAACATCATCAGATAAAGGCTTTACGGGTATAG
- a CDS encoding NYN domain-containing protein, which produces MGKVAIFLDGGYVEKVLKYDFAEAKIDFQKLATVMTEPDELLRTYYYHCLPFQSSSPTEEERERYSKAHRFTTALSFLPRFEVRLGKLVYRGINTNGEPIFVQKRIDCMVGVDMALLAGKGRITNLAIFTGDSDFIPAIQAVKQEGVLVTLWHGSYGQYTSPSREIVEVCDERKQLTQDIINKILFKK; this is translated from the coding sequence ATGGGAAAAGTTGCAATTTTCTTAGATGGAGGTTATGTAGAAAAGGTTCTTAAATATGATTTTGCAGAAGCAAAGATTGATTTTCAAAAACTTGCCACTGTAATGACAGAGCCCGATGAACTCTTAAGAACCTACTACTATCATTGTCTCCCGTTCCAAAGTTCTTCTCCAACAGAAGAAGAAAGGGAGCGATATTCTAAAGCTCATAGATTTACAACCGCCTTATCTTTTTTACCAAGGTTTGAGGTACGACTTGGAAAATTGGTTTATAGAGGAATTAATACGAATGGTGAACCAATTTTTGTCCAAAAGAGAATAGATTGCATGGTAGGGGTTGACATGGCTCTTTTGGCGGGAAAGGGTAGAATAACCAATCTTGCTATTTTTACAGGTGATAGCGATTTTATACCCGCTATTCAAGCAGTAAAACAGGAAGGGGTTTTGGTTACCCTTTGGCATGGAAGTTATGGTCAATATACCAGTCCAAGTAGGGAAATTGTAGAAGTTTGTGATGAACGTAAACAATTAACGCAGGATATTATAAATAAGATTCTTTTTAAAAAATAA
- the ybeY gene encoding rRNA maturation RNase YbeY, which yields MIKNSQKLLKMDTRSLRSVTEDLLISLGLQNRDLSILFVDNKKIKSLNIEFFGRDKSTNVISFSYMNGLSCEIFGDIIISLEKAREEAKDLAVPFYERVLALIIHGLLHILGFDHEKNRKESRKMRYRETKLMDYVRSHEMYKKLLYKNMGQ from the coding sequence ATGATAAAAAATTCCCAAAAATTGTTGAAAATGGACACAAGGAGCCTCCGAAGCGTTACAGAAGATTTGCTAATCTCTTTAGGGTTGCAAAATAGAGATTTAAGCATACTCTTTGTAGATAATAAAAAAATCAAATCACTTAATATAGAATTTTTTGGCAGAGACAAATCTACAAATGTTATATCCTTTTCCTACATGAACGGTCTGTCTTGTGAAATTTTTGGAGATATTATAATCTCCCTTGAAAAAGCAAGAGAAGAAGCAAAAGATTTAGCGGTTCCTTTTTATGAAAGGGTGCTTGCCCTTATAATACATGGCTTACTACACATATTAGGGTTTGACCATGAAAAAAACAGAAAAGAAAGCAGGAAGATGAGATACAGAGAAACGAAGCTCATGGATTATGTCCGTTCTCACGAGATGTATAAAAAATTACTCTATAAAAACATGGGTCAATAA